Proteins from a genomic interval of Burkholderia cepacia GG4:
- a CDS encoding GspH/FimT family pseudopilin, which yields MELHPRVVENSMRCCGGFTLVELMVAIALAAGIGLYAAPAFDQWRMRERVDARSRALLGALSFARTEATRLGVRVTLCRAGRDGDCVQSGERCDPAEWSCGWIVSGQFDGQSRVLRRYPRDADIAVAGAAHDLAFAPPAGQVIGGIRRFELRPQRALPGGDAVRVSRCVRIAAGGRARVAAGRCDAA from the coding sequence ATGGAACTGCACCCGCGGGTCGTTGAGAACAGCATGCGCTGCTGCGGCGGGTTCACGCTCGTCGAGCTGATGGTCGCGATCGCGCTGGCGGCCGGGATCGGGCTTTACGCAGCCCCCGCTTTCGATCAGTGGCGCATGCGCGAACGCGTCGATGCGCGCTCGCGCGCGCTGCTCGGTGCGCTGTCGTTCGCCCGCACCGAGGCGACGCGTCTCGGCGTGCGCGTCACGTTGTGCCGGGCCGGGCGCGACGGCGACTGCGTGCAGTCCGGCGAACGGTGCGACCCGGCGGAATGGTCGTGCGGCTGGATCGTCAGCGGGCAGTTCGACGGGCAGTCGCGCGTGCTGCGGCGCTATCCGCGCGATGCCGACATTGCCGTCGCGGGCGCGGCGCACGACCTGGCGTTTGCGCCGCCGGCCGGGCAGGTGATCGGCGGGATCCGGCGGTTCGAATTGCGCCCGCAACGGGCGTTGCCGGGTGGGGACGCGGTACGCGTGTCGCGTTGCGTACGGATTGCGGCGGGTGGTCGGGCGCGCGTCGCCGCGGGCCGTTGCGACGCGGCGTGA
- the nrdR gene encoding transcriptional regulator NrdR gives MRCPFCRHEDTQVVDSRVSEDGAAIRRRRRCSACDKRFTTYERVELNLPAVVKKDGSRTEFDRRKIVASMQLALRKRPVAADAIDAAVARIEYQLLATGEREVRSEKLGELVMNELRGLDTIAYVRFASVYRRFEDVSEFADVIEEFRRASPSKSPRKR, from the coding sequence ATGCGCTGCCCGTTCTGCCGGCATGAAGACACGCAGGTCGTCGACTCGCGCGTGTCCGAAGATGGCGCCGCGATTCGTCGGCGCCGTCGCTGCTCGGCTTGCGACAAGCGCTTCACGACGTACGAGCGGGTCGAGCTGAACTTGCCGGCCGTCGTGAAGAAGGACGGCAGCCGCACGGAGTTCGACCGTCGCAAGATCGTCGCCAGCATGCAACTCGCGCTGCGCAAGCGGCCGGTTGCGGCTGACGCGATCGACGCGGCGGTCGCCCGCATCGAATATCAACTGCTCGCGACCGGCGAGCGTGAAGTGCGTAGCGAGAAGCTCGGCGAACTCGTGATGAACGAGTTGCGCGGCCTCGATACGATTGCCTATGTCCGCTTCGCATCGGTATACCGCCGGTTCGAGGACGTCTCCGAATTTGCCGACGTGATCGAAGAGTTCCGTCGCGCGTCCCCCTCCAAGTCTCCACGTAAGCGCTGA
- the glyA gene encoding serine hydroxymethyltransferase, which yields MFDRAQSTIANVDPEIFAAIEQENRRQEDHIELIASENYTSPAVMAAQGSQLTNKYAEGYPGKRYYGGCEYVDVVEQLAIDRVKQLFGAEAANVQPNSGSQANQGVFFAMLKPGDTIMGMSLAHGGHLTHGSPVNMSGKWFNVVSYGLNEQEDIDYDAAEKLAQEHKPKLIVAGASAFALKIDFERLAKIAKSVGAYLMVDMAHYAGLIAAGVYPNPVPHADFVTTTTHKSLRGPRGGVILMKSEYEKPINSAIFPGIQGGPLMHVIAAKAVAFKEALSPEFKAYQEKVVENARVLAETLVKRGLRIVSSRTESHVMLVDLRAKNITGKAAEAALGAAHITVNKNAIPNDPEKPFVTSGIRLGSPAMTTRGFGPAEAEQVGNLIADVLENPEDAATIERVRAQVAELTKRFPVYR from the coding sequence ATGTTTGACAGAGCCCAAAGCACCATCGCGAACGTCGATCCCGAAATCTTCGCTGCGATCGAGCAGGAAAACCGCCGCCAGGAAGACCACATCGAGCTGATCGCGTCGGAAAACTACACGAGCCCGGCCGTGATGGCCGCCCAGGGCTCGCAGCTCACGAACAAGTACGCGGAAGGTTATCCGGGCAAGCGCTACTACGGCGGCTGCGAATACGTCGACGTGGTCGAGCAGCTGGCGATCGACCGTGTGAAGCAGCTGTTCGGCGCGGAAGCCGCGAACGTGCAGCCGAACTCGGGTTCGCAGGCGAACCAGGGCGTGTTCTTCGCGATGCTCAAGCCGGGCGACACGATCATGGGCATGAGCCTCGCGCACGGCGGTCACCTGACGCACGGCTCGCCGGTCAACATGTCGGGCAAGTGGTTCAACGTCGTCAGCTACGGCCTGAACGAGCAGGAAGACATCGACTACGACGCTGCCGAGAAGCTGGCTCAGGAACACAAGCCGAAGCTGATCGTCGCAGGCGCGTCGGCATTCGCGCTGAAGATCGACTTCGAGCGTCTCGCGAAGATCGCGAAGTCGGTCGGCGCGTACCTGATGGTCGACATGGCGCACTACGCGGGCCTGATCGCAGCGGGCGTGTATCCGAACCCGGTGCCGCACGCGGACTTCGTGACGACGACCACGCACAAGAGCCTGCGCGGCCCGCGCGGCGGCGTGATCCTGATGAAGTCGGAGTACGAGAAGCCGATCAACTCGGCAATCTTCCCGGGTATCCAGGGCGGCCCGCTGATGCACGTGATCGCGGCGAAGGCCGTGGCGTTCAAGGAAGCGCTGTCGCCGGAATTCAAGGCGTATCAGGAGAAGGTGGTCGAGAACGCACGCGTGCTGGCTGAAACGCTGGTCAAGCGCGGCCTGCGGATCGTGTCGAGCCGTACGGAAAGCCACGTGATGCTGGTCGACCTGCGCGCGAAGAACATCACGGGCAAGGCAGCGGAAGCGGCACTGGGCGCGGCGCACATCACCGTGAACAAGAACGCGATCCCGAACGATCCGGAGAAGCCGTTCGTGACGAGCGGCATCCGTCTGGGTTCGCCGGCGATGACGACGCGCGGCTTCGGCCCGGCGGAAGCCGAGCAGGTCGGCAACCTGATCGCCGACGTGCTCGAGAACCCGGAAGATGCGGCGACGATCGAGCGCGTGCGCGCGCAAGTGGCCGAGCTGACCAAGCGTTTCCCGGTCTATCGCTGA
- a CDS encoding SDR family oxidoreductase, which yields MIVFVTGASAGFGAAIARAFVKGGHRVVATARRKDRLDALAAELGDALLPLELDVRDRAAVEAVPTALPAEFAALDVLVNNAGLALGVEPAQKASLDEWQTMIDTNCSGLVTVTHALLPGMIARGRGHIFNLGSVAGTYPYPGGNVYGATKAFVRQFSLNLRADLIGTPLRVTDIEPGLCGGTEFSNVRFRGDDTKAANVYQNVQPLTAEDIADTIYWIATRPAHVNINTIEMMPVAQAPAGLAIHRG from the coding sequence ATGATCGTGTTCGTCACAGGCGCGTCCGCCGGATTCGGCGCCGCCATCGCCCGTGCCTTTGTCAAGGGCGGCCACCGCGTCGTCGCCACCGCGCGCCGCAAGGATCGTCTCGATGCGCTTGCGGCCGAACTCGGCGACGCGCTGCTGCCGCTCGAGCTCGACGTGCGCGATCGTGCGGCCGTCGAAGCCGTGCCGACCGCCCTTCCCGCCGAATTCGCGGCGCTCGACGTGCTCGTCAACAACGCCGGTCTCGCGCTCGGTGTCGAACCGGCCCAGAAGGCCAGCCTCGACGAGTGGCAGACCATGATCGACACGAACTGCTCGGGCCTCGTGACCGTCACGCACGCGTTGCTGCCCGGCATGATCGCGCGCGGCCGCGGCCATATCTTCAACCTCGGTTCGGTTGCCGGGACCTATCCGTACCCGGGCGGGAACGTATACGGCGCAACCAAGGCTTTCGTCCGACAATTCAGCCTGAACCTGCGCGCCGACCTGATCGGCACGCCGTTGCGCGTGACCGACATCGAGCCGGGCCTGTGCGGCGGCACGGAATTCTCGAACGTCCGCTTCCGCGGCGACGACACGAAGGCCGCAAACGTCTACCAGAACGTCCAGCCGCTTACGGCCGAGGACATCGCCGACACGATCTACTGGATCGCGACGCGCCCCGCGCACGTGAACATCAACACGATCGAGATGATGCCGGTCGCCCAGGCCCCGGCCGGCCTCGCGATCCATCGCGGCTGA
- the ybgC gene encoding tol-pal system-associated acyl-CoA thioesterase, protein MRAMTQPTRSPDAPSGFIWPVRVYYEDTDAGGIVFYANYLKFFERARTEWLRACGIDQRQLADDTGAIFIVRSTTLDYRAPARLDDSLAITSRPGRIGRASVEFTQEAWRGDTLLVAGHIRLGCVDRTGIRPAAIPPVVLDALQRGPVIDTGQTLLSTKLG, encoded by the coding sequence ATGCGCGCCATGACTCAGCCTACCCGCTCCCCGGACGCGCCCTCCGGCTTCATCTGGCCGGTTCGCGTGTACTACGAGGATACCGATGCAGGCGGCATCGTCTTTTATGCCAACTACCTGAAATTCTTCGAGCGCGCCCGCACCGAATGGCTGCGCGCGTGCGGTATCGACCAGCGTCAGCTCGCCGACGACACCGGCGCGATCTTCATCGTCCGCAGCACGACGCTCGACTACCGCGCGCCGGCGCGACTCGACGACTCGCTGGCGATCACGAGCCGGCCGGGGCGTATCGGCCGCGCATCGGTGGAATTCACGCAGGAAGCCTGGCGTGGCGACACGCTGCTCGTCGCCGGCCACATCCGCCTCGGCTGCGTCGACCGTACCGGCATCCGGCCCGCGGCGATCCCGCCGGTCGTGCTCGACGCGCTGCAACGCGGGCCCGTCATCGACACCGGGCAGACTCTATTGTCAACGAAGCTCGGATGA
- the tolQ gene encoding protein TolQ, with amino-acid sequence MNTSQDLSIISLVLNASVLAQAVMGLLLLLSLMSWTFIFRKWFAIRRARAQTERFERDFWSGGDLQALYQSAANNRHTIGALERIFESGMREFLKAKEKRISDPGLVLDGARRAMRASFQREMDVLEANLAFLASVGSVSPYIGLFGTVWGIMNSFRGLANVQQATLANVAPGIAEALVATAIGLFAAIPAVVAYNRYAHDIDRLAIRFETFIEEFSNILQRQAQ; translated from the coding sequence ATGAACACTTCTCAAGACCTGTCGATCATTTCCCTCGTCCTCAACGCGAGCGTGCTGGCCCAGGCCGTGATGGGGCTGCTGCTGCTGCTGTCGCTGATGTCGTGGACCTTCATCTTCCGCAAGTGGTTCGCGATCCGCCGCGCCCGCGCGCAGACCGAACGCTTCGAGAGGGATTTCTGGTCGGGCGGCGACCTGCAGGCGCTGTACCAGAGCGCGGCCAACAACCGTCATACGATTGGCGCGCTCGAGCGGATCTTCGAATCGGGGATGCGCGAATTCCTGAAGGCGAAGGAAAAGCGGATCAGCGACCCGGGCCTCGTGCTCGACGGTGCGCGCCGTGCGATGCGCGCATCATTCCAGCGTGAAATGGACGTGCTCGAAGCAAACCTCGCGTTCCTCGCGTCGGTCGGCTCGGTCAGCCCGTACATCGGTCTGTTCGGCACCGTCTGGGGGATCATGAACTCGTTCCGCGGCCTCGCGAACGTGCAGCAGGCCACGCTCGCGAACGTCGCGCCGGGCATCGCCGAGGCGCTCGTCGCCACCGCGATCGGCCTGTTCGCCGCGATTCCGGCAGTGGTCGCGTACAACCGCTACGCGCACGACATCGACCGCCTCGCGATCCGTTTCGAGACCTTCATTGAAGAGTTCTCGAACATCCTGCAGCGTCAGGCCCAGTAA
- the tolR gene encoding protein TolR, giving the protein MAGSPIRSSMRGGRGRRAMADINVVPYIDVMLVLLVIFMVTAPLVAPSIINLPTVGNAAPQEQTPPVVVNIKADRTMSVKYKGESGATQEDTMTKAELDSFILARQTDHPDQPVVIAADKTVQYDAVMTVMSDLKARGVKRVGLLVKSQ; this is encoded by the coding sequence ATGGCAGGAAGTCCCATTCGATCCAGCATGCGCGGCGGCCGCGGGCGCCGTGCGATGGCCGACATCAACGTCGTCCCGTACATCGACGTGATGCTGGTGCTGCTCGTGATCTTCATGGTCACCGCACCGCTCGTCGCACCGTCGATCATCAACCTGCCGACCGTCGGCAACGCCGCGCCGCAGGAACAGACGCCGCCCGTCGTGGTCAACATCAAGGCCGACCGCACGATGAGCGTCAAGTACAAGGGCGAGTCCGGCGCGACGCAGGAAGACACGATGACCAAGGCCGAGCTCGACAGCTTCATCCTGGCCCGGCAGACCGACCATCCCGACCAGCCGGTCGTGATCGCGGCCGACAAGACCGTGCAGTACGATGCGGTCATGACCGTGATGTCGGATCTGAAGGCGCGCGGCGTCAAGCGCGTCGGCCTCCTCGTCAAATCGCAATGA
- the tolA gene encoding cell envelope integrity protein TolA yields the protein MNRQQSTRSNAYPPQPPRERGTWRAFALAALMHVLLGLFLYHGVQWQNSTPAGAEAELWTEVPDVPAPRPVVTPTPPAKLAPPPPPVRDEQADIALQQKKRQQEAAAREALLEQQRRAQQLKAQEEEARRAQLAAQQAAALAAEKAAERAKQKQADKLKQQQLVEQQKLEQQKLQQQKLQQQKQAQLEAQQAAKARADAAAKAKAEAQAKAKAEATARAKADAASKAQLDRERSARLAQMQGMSGGGEGGGEGLAKSGTGSGSGGNAASPGYPDKVRRRVKPNIVWGGERAGLTTIVAIRCTPSGDVLSVSIRRSSGNSGWDQAVVNAIQASVPLPPDSNGRTPSDITITFKAAE from the coding sequence ATGAACCGGCAGCAATCCACGCGCAGCAACGCCTACCCGCCTCAGCCCCCTCGCGAGCGCGGCACCTGGCGCGCATTCGCGCTCGCCGCGCTGATGCACGTGTTGCTCGGGCTGTTTCTCTATCACGGCGTGCAGTGGCAGAACAGCACGCCGGCCGGCGCCGAAGCCGAGCTGTGGACCGAGGTGCCCGACGTCCCCGCGCCGCGGCCCGTCGTCACGCCCACGCCGCCCGCAAAGCTCGCGCCGCCCCCTCCCCCGGTCCGGGACGAGCAGGCGGACATCGCGCTGCAGCAGAAGAAGCGGCAGCAGGAAGCGGCCGCGCGCGAAGCGCTGCTCGAGCAGCAGCGCCGCGCACAGCAGCTGAAGGCGCAGGAAGAGGAAGCCCGGCGCGCGCAGCTCGCGGCCCAGCAAGCCGCCGCGCTCGCCGCGGAGAAGGCGGCCGAGCGCGCAAAGCAGAAGCAGGCGGACAAGCTCAAGCAACAGCAGCTCGTGGAGCAGCAGAAGCTCGAACAGCAGAAGCTCCAGCAGCAAAAACTGCAGCAGCAGAAGCAGGCACAGCTGGAAGCGCAGCAGGCGGCGAAGGCCAGGGCCGACGCGGCCGCGAAGGCGAAAGCGGAAGCCCAGGCGAAGGCCAAGGCCGAAGCGACGGCACGCGCGAAGGCCGACGCGGCGTCGAAGGCGCAACTCGACCGGGAACGCAGCGCACGTCTCGCGCAGATGCAGGGCATGTCCGGCGGCGGCGAAGGCGGTGGCGAAGGCCTCGCGAAGAGCGGCACCGGCTCGGGCTCCGGCGGCAATGCCGCATCGCCCGGCTATCCGGACAAGGTGCGTCGACGCGTGAAGCCGAACATCGTCTGGGGCGGCGAGCGCGCCGGCCTGACGACCATCGTCGCGATCCGCTGCACGCCGTCGGGCGACGTGCTGAGCGTATCGATCCGCCGTTCGAGCGGAAATTCGGGGTGGGATCAAGCCGTGGTCAATGCGATCCAGGCGTCGGTCCCATTGCCACCCGATTCTAACGGTCGTACCCCGTCCGACATTACGATTACCTTCAAGGCGGCGGAGTGA
- the tolB gene encoding Tol-Pal system beta propeller repeat protein TolB, whose protein sequence is MSLMTKLGFRALVASCLIAAGGAANAQVNVLITGVGSTQFPIATANFANEAGLPQQVTSIVRADLARSGKFTNIDAGSTPVPETASVDLGAWKAKGANAFVAGSVNREANGQYKVNFILYDTVKQQSLGGLSLTANDNTMRTAGHKIADYIYQKLLGVRGVFATRLSYVIKTGNRYQLQISDSDGQNARIALSSTEPIISPSWSPSGTKVAYVSFERKKPIVYIHDLPTGRRYIVSDQKGNNSAPAWSPDSNTLAVALSLSGNTQIYTVNSTGGGLRRLTQSGSIDTEPFYSPDGRWIYFTSDRGGAPQIYRMPAQGESAGSAQRVTFTGNYNTSPRISPDGKLLAYISRTGGGFKLYVQDLQSGAANAITNTNRDESPSFAANGQYLLYATQSGGRNVLAAVPSDGSAPPQILSVQGGSVREPSWGPFMQ, encoded by the coding sequence ATGAGTTTGATGACGAAACTAGGTTTCAGGGCACTCGTGGCCTCGTGTCTGATTGCGGCCGGCGGCGCCGCTAACGCGCAGGTCAACGTGCTGATCACCGGCGTCGGTTCGACCCAGTTCCCCATCGCCACCGCGAACTTCGCGAACGAGGCAGGCCTGCCGCAGCAGGTCACTTCGATCGTCCGCGCGGACCTCGCCCGCAGCGGCAAATTCACCAATATCGACGCGGGCAGCACGCCCGTGCCCGAGACCGCCTCGGTCGATCTCGGCGCATGGAAGGCCAAGGGCGCGAACGCGTTCGTGGCCGGCAGCGTGAACCGCGAAGCGAACGGCCAGTACAAGGTGAACTTCATCCTGTACGACACCGTGAAGCAGCAAAGCCTCGGCGGCCTGTCGCTGACGGCGAACGACAACACGATGCGCACGGCCGGCCACAAGATCGCCGACTACATCTACCAGAAGCTGCTCGGCGTGCGCGGCGTGTTCGCCACGCGCCTGTCGTACGTGATCAAGACGGGCAACCGCTACCAGCTGCAGATTTCGGATTCGGACGGCCAGAACGCGCGCATCGCGCTGTCGAGCACCGAACCGATCATCTCGCCGTCCTGGTCGCCGAGCGGCACGAAGGTCGCGTACGTGTCGTTCGAGCGCAAGAAGCCGATCGTCTACATCCACGACCTGCCGACCGGCCGCCGCTACATCGTCTCCGACCAGAAGGGCAACAACAGCGCACCGGCATGGTCGCCGGACAGCAACACGCTGGCCGTCGCGCTGTCGCTGTCGGGCAACACGCAAATCTATACGGTCAACTCGACGGGCGGCGGCCTGCGCCGCCTCACGCAGAGCGGCTCGATCGACACCGAGCCGTTCTATTCGCCGGACGGCCGCTGGATCTACTTCACGAGCGATCGCGGCGGCGCACCGCAGATCTACCGGATGCCCGCGCAGGGTGAAAGCGCCGGCTCGGCACAGCGCGTGACCTTCACCGGCAACTACAACACCAGCCCGCGCATCAGCCCGGACGGCAAGCTGCTCGCCTACATCTCCCGCACGGGTGGGGGGTTCAAGCTGTACGTTCAGGATCTGCAATCCGGCGCGGCGAACGCCATCACGAATACCAATCGCGACGAATCGCCCAGCTTCGCGGCAAACGGCCAGTACCTTCTCTATGCTACCCAGTCGGGTGGTCGCAACGTGCTGGCAGCAGTGCCCTCCGACGGCAGCGCGCCGCCGCAAATCCTGTCCGTCCAGGGCGGCTCCGTTCGTGAGCCGTCGTGGGGGCCCTTCATGCAATGA
- the pal gene encoding peptidoglycan-associated lipoprotein Pal: MMSNKARLALAVMMISALAACKSGVKLDDKANNAGAVSTQPSADNVAQVNVDPLNDPNSPLAKRSIYFDFDSYSVKDEYQPLLQQHTQYLKSHPQRHVLIQGNTDERGTSEYNLALGQKRAEAVRRAMALLGVNDSQMEAVSLGKEKPQAAGHDEASWAQNRRADLAYQQ, from the coding sequence ATGATGTCGAACAAAGCTCGTCTGGCCCTGGCCGTGATGATGATCAGCGCGCTCGCCGCATGTAAGTCGGGCGTGAAGCTCGACGACAAGGCGAACAACGCGGGTGCAGTCAGCACGCAACCGAGCGCCGACAACGTCGCGCAAGTGAACGTCGATCCGCTGAACGATCCGAACAGCCCGCTCGCGAAGCGCAGCATCTACTTCGACTTCGACAGCTATTCGGTGAAGGACGAGTACCAGCCGCTGCTGCAGCAACACACGCAGTACCTGAAGAGCCACCCGCAGCGCCACGTGCTGATCCAGGGCAACACCGACGAGCGCGGCACGAGCGAGTACAACCTCGCGCTGGGCCAGAAGCGTGCGGAAGCCGTCCGCCGCGCGATGGCACTGCTCGGCGTGAACGACTCGCAGATGGAAGCCGTGAGCCTCGGCAAGGAAAAGCCGCAAGCAGCAGGTCACGACGAAGCATCGTGGGCGCAGAACCGTCGCGCCGACCTCGCCTACCAACAGTAA
- the ybgF gene encoding tol-pal system protein YbgF, translating into MTHRVSWLRIAAAFCVVGAAWSAAPAHAGVFDDNEARRAVLDLRSKTDNQASQLSAAQRTILDQTGRIDQLNQQVATLRGENEDLTNRLTTLERQNKEYYQDLDTRLKKFEPQQATIDGVEGTVQPGETEALSAAQQQFRNGNFKAAAASFRGFITKYPQSPYQPTAQYWLGNAQYALRDYRGSTATWQAIVSKYPQHPRAADALVAIGTNQLEQGQKAAAKKTFEQVVSQYAGSNAAQTAQGKIESIK; encoded by the coding sequence ATGACGCACCGTGTATCCTGGCTGCGCATCGCCGCAGCATTCTGCGTCGTCGGCGCGGCGTGGTCGGCCGCGCCGGCGCACGCCGGCGTGTTCGACGACAACGAAGCGCGCCGTGCCGTGCTCGATCTGCGCAGCAAGACCGACAACCAGGCCAGCCAGTTGTCGGCCGCCCAGCGTACGATCCTCGATCAAACCGGCCGTATCGACCAGCTGAACCAGCAGGTCGCGACGCTGCGCGGCGAGAACGAGGACCTGACGAACCGGCTGACGACGCTCGAACGGCAGAACAAGGAGTACTACCAGGATCTCGACACGCGACTCAAGAAGTTCGAGCCGCAACAGGCAACGATCGATGGTGTCGAGGGCACCGTGCAGCCGGGTGAAACGGAGGCGCTCAGCGCGGCGCAGCAGCAGTTCCGCAACGGCAACTTCAAGGCAGCCGCGGCATCGTTCCGCGGTTTCATCACGAAGTATCCGCAGAGCCCGTACCAGCCGACCGCGCAGTACTGGCTCGGCAACGCGCAATACGCGCTGCGCGACTACCGCGGCTCGACTGCGACTTGGCAAGCGATCGTGAGCAAGTATCCGCAGCATCCGCGCGCGGCCGACGCCCTCGTCGCAATCGGCACGAACCAGCTCGAACAAGGCCAGAAGGCGGCCGCGAAGAAGACGTTCGAGCAAGTCGTGTCGCAGTACGCCGGATCGAACGCTGCGCAGACTGCGCAGGGCAAGATCGAGAGCATCAAATAA
- a CDS encoding cupin domain-containing protein: MDALSQLLSLGRSHVELDVRCLLDGPFAMPHDPLPPGEAAFHLLLSGTCRLRTADGRTLRLADGDFVLLPAGDAHDLSDVDGGGVRSVASLREPGAAGGAVLPVKSNRDFADPADASVDLLCGRFVYARGAGELLMRTLPRVLHVGLREASGPASLQLLTSVLRAEASNAQPGARAIVNALGQALLAYALRAYGRDARVPAGWLALAADARLGPSVQAVLQAPEQPWTVESLGMASAMSRATYARQFREKAGMSVGAFVAQIRMMHACALLQDTQRGQAEIGQAVGYQSEAAFGKAFRAVLGTTPGRWRRAQRGV, translated from the coding sequence ATGGACGCATTGAGTCAACTGTTGTCGCTGGGCCGCAGCCATGTCGAACTCGACGTGCGCTGCCTGCTCGACGGCCCGTTCGCGATGCCGCACGACCCGTTGCCGCCCGGCGAGGCGGCGTTTCACTTGTTGCTGTCCGGAACGTGCCGGTTGCGCACGGCGGACGGGCGCACGCTACGGCTGGCTGACGGCGATTTCGTGCTGCTGCCGGCGGGCGACGCACACGATTTGTCGGATGTGGACGGCGGTGGTGTGCGATCGGTCGCGTCGCTGCGCGAACCGGGCGCAGCCGGCGGCGCGGTGCTGCCGGTCAAGTCGAATCGCGATTTCGCGGACCCGGCCGATGCGAGTGTCGACCTGCTCTGCGGCCGCTTCGTCTATGCGCGCGGGGCCGGGGAATTGCTGATGCGCACGCTGCCGCGCGTGCTGCACGTCGGGTTGCGCGAAGCGTCGGGGCCCGCGTCGCTGCAACTGCTGACGAGCGTGCTGCGCGCCGAGGCATCGAATGCGCAGCCGGGTGCGCGCGCGATCGTGAACGCGCTGGGGCAGGCGCTGCTCGCGTATGCACTGCGCGCGTACGGCCGCGATGCACGCGTGCCGGCCGGCTGGCTCGCGCTGGCTGCCGATGCGCGGCTCGGTCCGTCGGTTCAGGCTGTACTGCAGGCGCCGGAGCAGCCGTGGACGGTCGAGTCGCTCGGCATGGCATCCGCGATGTCGCGGGCGACGTATGCGCGGCAGTTTCGCGAGAAGGCGGGGATGAGTGTCGGCGCGTTCGTCGCGCAGATCCGGATGATGCACGCATGCGCGCTGCTGCAGGATACGCAGCGCGGGCAGGCGGAGATCGGGCAGGCGGTCGGCTATCAGTCGGAGGCGGCGTTCGGCAAGGCGTTTCGCGCGGTGCTCGGCACGACGCCGGGGCGCTGGCGGCGCGCGCAGCGCGGCGTGTAG
- a CDS encoding carboxymuconolactone decarboxylase family protein, translated as MLNWNEYRKELSTRIGEIAKLSPDTLAGYKALSGAGAKTGHLDAKTRELIALAVAVTTRCDGCIAVHTAEAAKHGATKEEVAEALGVAVALNAGAALVYSARVMDALGD; from the coding sequence ATGCTGAACTGGAACGAATACCGGAAGGAACTCTCGACGCGCATCGGCGAAATCGCCAAGCTGTCGCCCGACACGCTCGCCGGCTACAAGGCGCTGTCCGGGGCCGGCGCCAAGACGGGCCATCTCGACGCGAAGACGCGCGAGCTGATCGCGCTCGCGGTAGCCGTCACGACACGCTGCGACGGCTGTATCGCGGTGCACACGGCCGAAGCCGCGAAGCATGGCGCGACCAAGGAGGAAGTGGCGGAAGCACTCGGCGTCGCGGTCGCGCTGAATGCGGGCGCGGCGCTCGTCTACTCCGCGCGCGTGATGGACGCGCTCGGCGACTGA
- a CDS encoding class II glutamine amidotransferase → MCRWLAYTGNPIHLETVLFRAKHSLIDQSLHSELGATTTNGDGFGIGWYGRPDELPFRYRSVHPAWNDRNLREAARAIRSRMFIAHIRAATDTPVQETNCHPFRHGRWLFAHNGLIRDFHKLRRDLTLKVDPALFPTLEGSTDSELMFRLALTYGLEQTPLPALERMVGVVEETAARYRVAEPLNMTICATDGDRIIAVRYSSERQSRSLFHSTSFKHLHELYPHNPRIAEAGDDAFMVVSEPLVDLRGAWEEVPESMAIVAQGADVQQRPFNPRHK, encoded by the coding sequence ATGTGCCGCTGGCTCGCCTATACGGGTAATCCGATCCATCTCGAGACCGTCCTGTTTCGCGCGAAGCATTCGCTGATCGACCAGAGCCTGCATTCGGAGCTCGGGGCGACGACCACCAACGGCGACGGATTCGGCATCGGCTGGTACGGCCGCCCTGATGAACTCCCGTTCCGCTACCGCTCCGTGCATCCCGCATGGAACGACCGCAACCTGCGTGAAGCCGCGCGCGCGATCCGCTCGCGAATGTTCATCGCGCACATCCGCGCGGCGACCGACACGCCCGTGCAGGAAACCAACTGTCACCCGTTTCGCCACGGCCGCTGGCTGTTCGCGCACAACGGCCTGATCCGCGATTTCCACAAGCTGCGCCGCGACCTGACGCTGAAGGTCGACCCGGCGCTGTTCCCGACGCTCGAAGGCTCGACCGACTCCGAGCTGATGTTCCGCCTCGCGCTGACCTACGGCCTCGAGCAGACGCCGCTGCCGGCGCTCGAGCGGATGGTCGGCGTCGTCGAGGAAACTGCCGCGCGATATCGTGTCGCCGAGCCGCTCAACATGACGATCTGTGCGACGGACGGCGACCGGATCATCGCGGTGCGCTATTCGAGCGAACGGCAGTCGCGCTCGCTGTTCCACAGCACGTCGTTCAAGCATCTGCACGAACTCTATCCGCACAATCCGCGCATCGCGGAAGCCGGCGACGACGCGTTCATGGTCGTATCGGAGCCGCTCGTCGACCTGCGCGGCGCGTGGGAAGAAGTACCGGAAAGCATGGCGATCGTCGCGCAAGGAGCCGATGTGCAGCAGCGGCCGTTCAATCCGCGGCACAAGTAG